From Maniola hyperantus chromosome 21, iAphHyp1.2, whole genome shotgun sequence, the proteins below share one genomic window:
- the Alg2 gene encoding alpha-1,3/1,6-mannosyltransferase ALG2: MVKIIFLHPDLGIGGAERLVLDAALAFKTKGHDVAFFTNHHDPTHCFAETRDGTFPVTVIGDWIPRSIFGRCKAVCAYARMVFAAAYLAWYVIPVEEPTLIFCDLISLCIPFLKMARGPFRVVFYCHHPDKLLTSEGGLLKKIYRAPLNWLEESTTARADKVLVNSKYTARVYQDAFQNIKDVPDICYPSINTEFFNQTTPKPLKEVVPVGTDKFIFLSINRYERKKNLPLALEALNHLKSMLDETDWERIHLIMVGGFDPINLENMEHFMELTDLAAELDVEDKVTFMKSPKDVEKVSLLYHCRALLYTPSNEHFGIVPLEAMYYSKPVIAVNSGGPTETIVNEVTGFLCEPNRISFADAMCKLITSPDLCGRLGEAGRKRFETKFSFEAFTNQLDGILTRERQLISEVRAIECEKKENKRK, encoded by the coding sequence ATggtgaaaataatatttctcCACCCAGACTTGGGTATTGGTGGAGCGGAGCGTTTAGTTTTGGACGCCGCATTGGCTTTCAAAACCAAGGGCCACGACGTCGCTTTTTTTACGAACCACCACGATCCAACGCATTGTTTCGCCGAAACCAGAGACGGAACCTTTCCGGTGACGGTGATTGGAGACTGGATCCCACGTTCTATATTCGGCAGATGTAAAGCGGTGTGCGCCTACGCTCGCATGGTTTTCGCCGCTGCATACTTAGCCTGGTACGTTATACCGGTAGAGGAGCCTACGTTGATTTTTTGTGATCTAATATCGTTGTGTATTCCATTTTTGAAAATGGCTAGAGGCCCATTCCGAGTGGTTTTCTACTGCCACCATCCAGACAAACTCCTAACTTCGGAGGGtggtcttttgaaaaaaatatacagaGCTCCATTGAACTGGTTAGAGGAATCAACAACAGCAAGAGCCGACAAGGTGTTAGTGAACAGCAAGTACACAGCTAGAGTGTACCAAGATGCATTCCAAAATATCAAAGATGTTCCTGATATTTGTTATCCTTCAATCAACACAGAATTCTTTAATCAAACTACACCAAAACCTCTCAAAGAAGTAGTACCAGTAGGGACGGATAAGTTCATTTTTCTTTCAATAAATAGGTACGAAAGAAAAAAGAATTTGCCTCTCGCTTTAGAGGCATTGAATCATTTGAAGAGTATGCTAGATGAGACTGATTGGGAAAGAATACATTTGATAATGGTGGGAGGTTTCGATCCAATAAACTTGGAGAATATGGAGCATTTCATGGAGCTCACAGACTTGGCTGCAGAATTAGATGTGGAGGATAAAGTGACATTTATGAAGTCACCCAAAGATGTAGAGAAAGTATCTCTATTGTATCACTGTAGGGCATTACTGTACACACCTTCTAATGAACACTTTGGCATTGTACCATTAGAGGCAATGTATTACAGCAAGCCAGTAATAGCTGTGAACAGCGGTGGACCGACTGAGACCATAGTTAATGAGGTTACCGGTTTCCTTTGCGAGCCAAATAGGATATCATTCGCAGATGCTATGTGCAAATTAATCACTTCACCAGATTTATGTGGAAGACTCGGTGAAGCGGGAAGGAAGAGATTTGAAACCAAATTCTCCTTTGAAGCATTTACTAATCAGCTAGATGGAATTCTAACACGGGAACGTCAGCTCATTTCTGAAGTACGAGCTATCGAGTGtgagaaaaaagaaaataagcGTAAATAA